One Streptomyces sp. NBC_00102 DNA segment encodes these proteins:
- a CDS encoding glucosyl-3-phosphoglycerate synthase — protein sequence MLEEVDSWLNRRSWAASDRPLDRLLAARGRDLRSSSVSVVLPALNEEATVGDIVRTIRRELMEKVPLVDELVVIDSGSTDATSAVARAAGARVVHRDEILPRIPAVPGKGEVLWRSLFVTSGEIVCFVDADLKDFSADFVSGIIGPLLTDPDIQFVKAMYDRPLETADAERPAGTPAQGGRVTELVARPLLNLHWPRLAGFVQPLGGEYAVRRGLLEQLAFPVGYGVELGLLVDALHTVGLDALAQVDVGVRRHRHQDGQALGRMAAAIYRTAQLRLSRGHLVRPALTQFERDEHGFRPRTYAVDTEERPPVREIPEYGARPAA from the coding sequence GTGCTGGAAGAGGTCGACAGCTGGCTGAACCGCCGTTCCTGGGCCGCCTCCGACCGCCCCCTGGACCGCCTCCTGGCCGCCCGGGGCCGCGACCTGCGGAGTTCCTCGGTGAGCGTCGTGCTGCCCGCGCTGAACGAGGAGGCGACGGTCGGCGACATCGTCCGGACCATCCGCCGCGAGCTGATGGAGAAGGTCCCGCTGGTCGACGAACTCGTGGTGATCGACTCCGGTTCCACCGACGCCACCTCCGCCGTCGCCCGGGCGGCGGGAGCCCGGGTGGTGCACCGCGACGAGATCCTCCCCCGGATTCCGGCCGTACCCGGCAAGGGCGAGGTGCTCTGGCGGTCGCTCTTCGTGACCAGTGGCGAGATCGTCTGCTTCGTCGACGCCGACCTCAAGGACTTCTCCGCCGATTTCGTCTCCGGCATCATCGGCCCGCTCCTGACCGACCCGGACATCCAGTTCGTCAAGGCGATGTACGACCGGCCGCTGGAGACCGCGGACGCCGAACGCCCCGCCGGTACCCCCGCACAGGGCGGACGCGTCACCGAACTGGTCGCACGCCCCCTGCTCAATCTGCACTGGCCGAGACTCGCCGGCTTCGTCCAGCCGCTGGGCGGCGAGTACGCGGTCCGTCGCGGGCTCCTGGAACAGCTGGCCTTCCCGGTCGGGTACGGGGTGGAGCTGGGTCTCCTGGTGGACGCGCTCCACACGGTGGGGCTCGACGCGCTGGCCCAGGTGGACGTCGGCGTCCGCCGCCACCGCCACCAGGACGGTCAGGCGCTGGGACGGATGGCCGCCGCGATCTACCGGACCGCCCAGCTGCGGCTCTCCCGGGGACATCTCGTGCGTCCGGCGCTGACCCAGTTCGAACGGGACGAGCACGGTTTCCGGCCCCGCACCTACGCGGTGGACACCGAGGAACGGCCCCCGGTCCGGGAGATCCCCGAGTACGGCGCGCGCCCCGCGGCCTGA
- a CDS encoding trehalose-6-phosphate synthase: MVSEHTAQVLVASNRGPVSYTLNEDGSLDARRGGGGLVSGLSAVDDKVWVCAALSDGDREAVRRGVGEEGVRMLDIDAAVHADAYNGIANSVLWFVHHLLYQTPVEPVFDDEFRRQWAAYETYNRAFAEALAEEAGEGAAVLVQDYHLALVPGMLRELRADLRIGHFSHTPWAPVDYFRLLPDDIGEQLLRGILGADRAAFLTRRWADAFIGCCTEILGGTSGTRIGVHGLGADGDFLLARSHEPDVDERMAALREQIGGDGSRKTIVRVDRTELSKNIVRGLHAYRTLLDNHPEWRERVVHIAFAYPSRQDLAVYREYTSAVQELADEINKSYGTDTWTPVVLHVKDDFARSLAAYRLADVALVNPIRDGMNLVAKEVPVVSDHGVALVLSREAGAYEELGADSLVVNPYDVSATAEALHEALTMDERERSERSARLAEAATALPPQAWFLQQLEALREG, encoded by the coding sequence ATGGTCTCCGAGCACACCGCCCAGGTCCTCGTCGCGTCCAACCGCGGCCCCGTGTCGTACACGCTGAACGAGGACGGTTCCCTCGACGCACGCCGGGGCGGGGGCGGGCTCGTCTCCGGGCTGAGCGCCGTCGACGACAAGGTGTGGGTCTGCGCCGCACTGAGCGACGGCGACCGCGAGGCGGTCCGGCGCGGCGTCGGCGAAGAAGGCGTCCGGATGCTCGACATCGACGCCGCCGTGCACGCCGACGCCTACAACGGCATCGCCAACTCCGTGCTCTGGTTCGTCCACCACCTGCTCTACCAGACCCCGGTCGAGCCGGTCTTCGACGACGAGTTCCGGCGCCAGTGGGCCGCGTACGAGACGTACAACCGGGCCTTCGCCGAGGCGCTGGCCGAGGAGGCCGGCGAGGGCGCCGCCGTGCTGGTGCAGGACTACCACCTGGCGCTGGTCCCCGGAATGCTCCGCGAACTCCGCGCCGACCTGCGCATCGGCCACTTCTCGCACACCCCGTGGGCGCCGGTCGACTACTTCCGGCTGCTGCCGGACGACATCGGCGAGCAGCTGCTGCGCGGCATCCTCGGCGCCGACCGGGCCGCGTTCCTCACCCGCCGCTGGGCGGACGCCTTCATCGGCTGCTGCACCGAAATCCTCGGCGGCACCAGCGGCACCCGCATCGGCGTGCACGGGCTCGGCGCCGACGGCGACTTCCTGCTCGCCCGTTCGCACGAGCCGGACGTGGACGAGCGGATGGCCGCGCTGCGCGAGCAGATCGGCGGCGACGGCAGCCGGAAGACGATCGTCCGGGTCGACCGGACCGAGCTGTCCAAGAACATCGTGCGCGGGCTGCACGCGTACCGGACCCTCCTCGACAACCACCCCGAGTGGCGCGAACGCGTCGTGCACATCGCCTTCGCCTACCCCTCCCGCCAGGACCTGGCGGTCTACCGCGAGTACACGTCCGCCGTCCAGGAGCTCGCCGACGAGATCAACAAGTCGTACGGCACCGACACCTGGACCCCGGTCGTCCTGCACGTGAAGGACGACTTCGCCCGCTCCCTCGCGGCCTACCGGCTGGCCGACGTGGCGCTGGTCAACCCCATCCGGGACGGCATGAACCTGGTCGCCAAGGAGGTCCCGGTCGTCTCCGACCACGGGGTCGCCCTGGTGCTCTCCCGCGAGGCCGGGGCGTACGAGGAGCTGGGCGCCGACTCGTTGGTGGTCAACCCGTACGACGTCAGCGCGACGGCCGAGGCCCTGCACGAGGCGCTGACCATGGACGAGCGGGAGCGGTCCGAGCGCTCGGCCCGGCTCGCGGAGGCCGCCACCGCGCTGCCGCCGCAGGCGTGGTTCCTCCAGCAGCTGGAGGCGCTGCGGGAGGGGTGA